The window TACGATCTCAATACCAGCGGATTCCACGACAATCTTATTTCAACCTTGCTGGGGATAGATCTTCATCTCCATACAAGCCGGGCAACAGTCAGGCAACAACTGTGTGAAACTTTGGGCGACGAGTCCCTGGCACAATTCCTGGTCAAAAACCTCACCCGACAAGGTAACTCTGATAAAAGACTTGCCTGGAAACCCAACCTGCCCGTGCTGCAATCCGCACTTAATCACCTGATGACCGGCCTCGAAGACCTGGAACTTTACGCACCCTGCACTGTGCCCACCCTGTTTGTCAAAGGTGGCGAATCAAACTATTATCTGCCTGAGCATGAACAGGACCGCATTCACTTTTTCCCAAACTCTTCATTGGTCGAAGTGGAAAAAGCCGGCCACTGGCTGCACAGTGAACAACCCGACATTTTCATGAACTACGTCACCTCTTTCTTAGCAAGCTCAACTCTTTTACCCAATACAAACGCATCCCCCTGACTCCTGACACCTCACCTCTAGCCCCTGACTTCTCACGGTCTTTTTCCCCGTACTACCCGCAGTTTCAGTTGCCTTTGCAGCAGCAGTTACATCCCACGTCCAACTTGCAGTTTCTCTGGCTGTAGCAGTTACATCCAACCTGCAGTTACTTTTGCAGTAGCAGTTCCGTCCAACGTCCAACATCCCACGTCCAACCTACAGTTACAGTTTCTTTTTAAGAAAAAATATCAAATTTGACCCAGGTCAAAGAGAGATTCCGCCGTTCTGCTATAACTAGCACCATAAATGATTCACA of the Desulfosediminicola ganghwensis genome contains:
- a CDS encoding alpha/beta fold hydrolase, whose amino-acid sequence is MKLYSRIIGQGEPVIILHGLFGMSDNWLSIAKGLANSGYCVHVPDLRNHGRSPHKASHRYTDMCEDILEYIAQHNLERFSLIGHSMGGKLAMIFGLLNPELLEKLIIVDIAPSRYDLNTSGFHDNLISTLLGIDLHLHTSRATVRQQLCETLGDESLAQFLVKNLTRQGNSDKRLAWKPNLPVLQSALNHLMTGLEDLELYAPCTVPTLFVKGGESNYYLPEHEQDRIHFFPNSSLVEVEKAGHWLHSEQPDIFMNYVTSFLASSTLLPNTNASP